The genomic region GCTGAATGGTCATTTTCAAACATATTTATAATTGAGTCCCACAAAAGTTCAAGATCTGCTTCTGAAAACCCCGTATATTTCCTTGCAAGATTTGCAGAAACGTAACCTTCTGCACGATACAGGGCATAAGGAATAATGTACTTTTTCCCCATCTCGGTTTTCTTTTTTTCAGCATCTTTTGCAGTAGTAATAGCTATCCTGGTTATTGTAATTTCCTGAGGAATCACAGGATCAATGCTTCTGGCAAAAGTCAATTGTACAGGTCCCCGAATCTGGCCACAGTTGAGATTTTGCTTGACAAAAGTCGTCATCACAGCACCAAAAGTCCTGATATCATAGAAATTGCTGCACATGAAATCTCGAGCAACCGTATCCTTGTCCTTATCAGCAATAGCATTGTCTTTGATATACTCCAATGCCCGTGCATCGCTATCGTTCAACGGTGTCCCTTGATTGATATAAATCTGATATCCCTTTTCACCTTCTTTTTTTGTCTCAACATAATTTCGTATCTTTCTCTTCAAGCAAACATCAGTCACCAAACCAAGGCCTGTTTCCGGATCTACCCTAGGCATATTGCCAGAATCAGGATCTCCATTCGGATTACCATTTTCGACATCAAACAATATCACAAAATCATACCTGTTCTTGATTACTTCACTCATACTTCCTTCTCCTCTTCCTCAGTATTCTTTTTCTCAAAACGTTTTTGAGTCTGATGATAATATCCCAAGACAAACATACCTTGGTCCGTAAGGGTCAACCGTGTTGGAAATGCATCGATATTTGCCAAAATTTCTTGTAAGGACCGATTAAAAAAGATTCTTTGCCGATCATCCAATTTCTTGAGATGGGCATTGCTTAATTTCATAAGCAAAGGAAAGATAACCGCTGGGGTTGCACAAGCCCCATTGAAATAACGGTCCTTGATCGTCGCCTTGATTCCGGGATTTGCCGATTCTTGGATTTGTTCCAAAACAGAAAATACACGGCCAAGACAGTAAGGCACATTTTTGCTTTCAGTATTCAATGACACAGATAATTCCTCCTTGGATATTTGATTTGATCTATTTCTCAATAAAAATCCTTTGATAATTGCCGCTTGGTCAGGCGTTACCTTATTTCTCCCCGTGTTTGCCCTTACCCGAAGCATAATCTGTTCAAACAGAGCCTCAGGATACGTCCCTCCGGTAAGGATTGCAGACAACAGGCTACTGGATAAAACCGAAGGCGCAGTATCCTTTGAACCAGGACGTA from Spirochaetia bacterium harbors:
- the cas7c gene encoding type I-C CRISPR-associated protein Cas7/Csd2, with the protein product MSEVIKNRYDFVILFDVENGNPNGDPDSGNMPRVDPETGLGLVTDVCLKRKIRNYVETKKEGEKGYQIYINQGTPLNDSDARALEYIKDNAIADKDKDTVARDFMCSNFYDIRTFGAVMTTFVKQNLNCGQIRGPVQLTFARSIDPVIPQEITITRIAITTAKDAEKKKTEMGKKYIIPYALYRAEGYVSANLARKYTGFSEADLELLWDSIINMFENDHSAARGKMACRKLIVFKHASELGCAPSYELFDRIKVQKKADVVAPRSYQDYEVSVNTDALPDGVDCIRKL